In Methanococcoides sp. AM1, one genomic interval encodes:
- the atwA gene encoding methyl coenzyme M reductase system, component A2, which yields MSLFIEVKDLTISYDGVNVLKNINLNINEGEVIGVLGRSGAGKTILMHALRGAEEYENISGSIIYHLARCNKCGHIDPPSKVGETCRHCKDDVMKAFDADFVALSLHANERRNVSKRIAIMLQRTFALYGDDQVVANVMNSLTEIGYTGNDAMSRAMELLEDVRLSHRMMHVARDLSGGEKQRVVLARQLVRNPMLLLADEPTGTLDPRTADVVHDVIERAVKAYNMTMVITSHWSDVIEELADKAIILDDGEVVMEGDPHEVATEFMKMVSHIEKNENIVLGEPIIDVKNLVKKYISVTRGVVHAVNDVSFEVKEGEIFGLAGTSGAGKTTTSEILMGIVQPTKGDIRVRVGDEWIDMTIPGPDNRGRATKYMGILHQEYGLYTHRSIIDNLTESIGIDLPYELAVRKAIKTLIATGFSEEKAKSILPKMADDISEGERHRVALAQILMKEPNIIVMDEPTGTMDPITKIEVTRSILKARDEMGDTFVIVSHDMDFLQEACDRVALMRDAKIVAVGEPNDVLSQLTEEERLLVAQEA from the coding sequence ATGTCATTGTTCATTGAGGTCAAAGACCTGACCATATCTTATGATGGTGTTAATGTTCTGAAAAACATCAATCTTAACATCAATGAAGGTGAGGTCATTGGAGTTTTGGGTCGAAGCGGTGCAGGAAAGACAATCTTGATGCACGCTTTGAGGGGAGCCGAGGAATATGAGAATATCTCCGGTTCGATCATCTATCATCTGGCACGATGTAATAAATGTGGTCATATCGATCCGCCCAGCAAGGTAGGTGAAACATGCCGTCACTGTAAGGATGACGTGATGAAAGCATTTGATGCGGACTTTGTTGCATTGTCCCTTCATGCTAACGAACGCAGAAATGTTTCCAAAAGGATCGCGATCATGCTCCAGCGTACGTTCGCACTGTATGGCGATGACCAGGTAGTTGCAAACGTCATGAACTCTCTTACTGAGATCGGTTACACTGGTAATGATGCTATGTCAAGGGCAATGGAGCTTCTTGAGGACGTACGATTGTCCCATCGCATGATGCATGTTGCACGTGACTTAAGTGGTGGAGAAAAACAGAGGGTAGTCCTTGCAAGACAACTTGTAAGAAACCCAATGCTGCTTCTTGCCGATGAACCTACGGGTACCCTTGACCCAAGGACTGCAGATGTTGTCCACGATGTCATCGAAAGGGCTGTTAAAGCTTACAATATGACCATGGTCATTACATCTCACTGGTCAGATGTTATCGAGGAGCTTGCAGATAAGGCTATCATCCTCGACGATGGCGAGGTTGTCATGGAGGGTGATCCTCATGAGGTTGCCACTGAGTTCATGAAGATGGTATCACACATTGAAAAGAACGAGAATATCGTTCTTGGTGAACCAATTATCGATGTCAAGAACCTCGTTAAAAAATACATCTCTGTTACCAGGGGTGTCGTACATGCTGTCAATGACGTTTCTTTTGAGGTAAAGGAAGGAGAGATCTTTGGTCTTGCAGGTACCAGTGGTGCAGGGAAGACAACAACCTCTGAGATCCTCATGGGTATCGTGCAACCTACAAAAGGTGATATTCGCGTGCGTGTGGGCGATGAATGGATCGATATGACAATTCCGGGTCCTGACAACAGAGGTCGGGCTACCAAATACATGGGTATCCTGCATCAGGAATACGGACTCTACACTCACAGAAGTATCATTGATAATCTTACAGAGTCCATTGGTATCGACCTTCCTTATGAGCTTGCAGTTCGCAAGGCAATAAAGACACTAATTGCTACTGGTTTCTCTGAAGAGAAAGCAAAGTCGATCCTGCCAAAGATGGCTGATGACATAAGTGAGGGTGAGAGGCACAGGGTTGCTCTTGCACAGATCCTTATGAAAGAGCCTAACATCATTGTGATGGATGAGCCTACGGGTACAATGGACCCGATCACAAAGATCGAAGTTACAAGGTCTATCCTTAAGGCACGTGATGAGATGGGTGACACATTCGTTATCGTGTCACACGACATGGACTTCCTGCAGGAAGCATGTGATCGCGTCGCACTAATGAGGGATGCTAAGATAGTAGCTGTTGGCGAACCAAACGACGTTCTTTCCCAGCTTACCGAAGAAGAACGCTTACTTGTTGCTCAGGAAGCATAA
- a CDS encoding methanogenesis marker 3 protein, with protein MEAIILSGKISVEVNDNQVALPPGSTLGDAIKASQAPYREGTAIGILKKDEGRKSGAIIDYVVKTSKGDFRIELEGDSSSADVWADNFNEYEGTKVRWDSRDAVAFGPFKADIVPTHSLLSLNKYDVVFGAGGLDPNNTHMIIALEAHSSEYGTPEDGIFGKVVSGINILPELGSGDTIDSIEPILEWEETGEHICTTDLTTVIEDGSRIFTYIEVEVDPEAPEGAEHFFALTRDGTFDVEFVSSSFISDHSLHGEACKFENFDPRTRGSVWVRTVGYGTGKVFIAKDDRPASIMHSVVGHLSIGTELVQMAEADQKLMVRTSPEPIWLLGLSFKEAEEKLSALGIELVKQGYTEDDAVIVEQKPAHSIDVLREGKVEALGVPDSKLVSVELYDELAPKTLDFFRHAIDLQFKPVGALPIMMTYENTYIFKAEKSAEKYKEIFPENVPQGKVAAGELGVTNQAAKRHGMVGVKLEDDDLFGPTGEKFTSTNIIGRILEPEKLKGMKDGDVMYVIEYTGSDQ; from the coding sequence GTGGAGGCGATAATCCTGAGCGGTAAGATTAGTGTTGAGGTCAATGATAATCAGGTAGCATTGCCCCCGGGTTCAACTCTGGGGGATGCTATTAAAGCATCGCAGGCTCCTTACAGGGAAGGTACCGCTATAGGTATTCTTAAGAAGGACGAAGGTCGCAAAAGCGGTGCTATAATAGATTATGTCGTGAAGACCTCGAAAGGGGACTTCAGGATAGAACTGGAAGGCGATTCATCATCTGCTGATGTATGGGCAGATAATTTTAATGAATACGAAGGTACAAAGGTTCGTTGGGATTCCAGGGATGCAGTGGCATTTGGTCCCTTCAAAGCTGACATTGTGCCAACTCATTCTTTATTATCACTAAACAAATATGATGTTGTGTTCGGAGCGGGCGGCCTTGATCCGAACAATACTCATATGATAATTGCACTGGAGGCCCATTCTTCGGAATATGGTACTCCGGAAGATGGCATTTTTGGAAAAGTAGTAAGCGGGATCAATATCCTGCCCGAGCTTGGCAGCGGTGACACTATAGACAGCATTGAACCGATCCTTGAATGGGAGGAGACCGGAGAGCACATATGTACCACTGACCTGACTACGGTCATTGAGGATGGTTCCCGGATATTCACCTATATAGAGGTTGAGGTCGACCCTGAAGCACCTGAGGGCGCAGAACATTTCTTTGCGTTGACACGTGATGGTACCTTTGATGTGGAATTTGTTTCAAGTTCATTCATTTCTGATCATTCATTGCACGGTGAGGCGTGCAAATTCGAGAATTTCGATCCCCGAACAAGAGGTTCGGTATGGGTACGAACTGTGGGTTACGGTACCGGAAAGGTGTTCATCGCTAAGGATGACAGGCCTGCCAGCATCATGCATTCGGTTGTAGGACATCTTTCCATTGGAACAGAGCTTGTCCAGATGGCAGAGGCCGACCAGAAGCTGATGGTCAGGACATCTCCTGAACCGATCTGGCTACTGGGTCTGTCCTTTAAGGAAGCCGAAGAGAAACTTTCAGCTCTTGGCATTGAGCTTGTAAAGCAGGGTTATACTGAAGACGATGCTGTTATTGTTGAGCAGAAGCCTGCACATAGTATTGATGTCCTGAGGGAAGGTAAGGTAGAAGCTTTAGGTGTCCCGGATTCAAAGCTTGTGAGTGTTGAACTTTATGACGAACTTGCCCCGAAGACGCTTGATTTCTTCAGGCATGCCATCGACCTCCAGTTCAAACCGGTAGGCGCACTGCCAATAATGATGACGTATGAGAATACCTACATCTTCAAGGCAGAGAAATCCGCTGAAAAATACAAGGAGATCTTTCCTGAGAATGTCCCTCAGGGCAAGGTTGCAGCAGGAGAGCTTGGTGTTACTAACCAGGCAGCAAAAAGGCATGGTATGGTCGGTGTGAAACTTGAGGATGACGATCTGTTCGGTCCTACAGGTGAGAAGTTCACAAGTACGAATATCATAGGTCGCATCCTTGAGCCTGAAAAACTCAAGGGCATGAAGGATGGGGATGTAATGTATGTTATTGAATATACAGGAAGTGATCAATGA
- a CDS encoding methanogenesis marker 6 protein, protein MAEGTEDNITRIVVISSDSVLPMDAAMKVYESEDAITIKETCFGTMVNGPRDAVNRVVETLRSMDRNHIFVKDRGFKPGAEVRCRAGRGGGPRPGFHFLREEVSMLPMIGRALDEYDAGEPLEEKETPGKLDVLKLKKIIDSEL, encoded by the coding sequence ATGGCTGAAGGTACTGAGGATAACATCACCAGGATCGTTGTGATAAGCTCTGACAGTGTCCTGCCAATGGATGCTGCCATGAAGGTCTATGAGTCAGAGGACGCTATCACCATCAAAGAGACCTGTTTCGGGACAATGGTGAATGGCCCCAGGGATGCTGTTAACAGGGTTGTGGAAACTCTCCGGTCCATGGACCGCAATCACATATTTGTAAAGGACAGGGGTTTTAAGCCTGGTGCGGAAGTACGCTGTCGTGCCGGAAGGGGCGGCGGTCCTAGACCCGGGTTCCATTTCCTGAGGGAAGAGGTGAGCATGCTTCCAATGATCGGCAGGGCACTGGATGAGTATGATGCCGGTGAACCGCTTGAAGAAAAAGAAACTCCTGGAAAACTTGATGTATTGAAGTTGAAAAAGATCATTGATTCAGAATTATGA
- a CDS encoding methanogenesis marker 5 protein — MAKVIIYPTNSLILSDMVERFGHEPLAMMEKIREKITTVGVDSPPLNITPEGPKHGLKYAAVEVPAGVRGRMSIIGPLIDIAEAAIIVGDASISFGCMGCARTNELTKFLIREKEIPVLEIQYPHTEEEGKAFVYNIAEFLKALPTGSDDE; from the coding sequence TTGGCAAAAGTTATCATTTATCCAACAAACAGCCTTATCCTTTCCGACATGGTAGAGAGATTCGGGCATGAACCTCTTGCTATGATGGAGAAGATACGCGAGAAGATCACTACAGTGGGTGTGGATTCCCCTCCTTTGAACATAACTCCTGAGGGACCAAAACATGGTCTGAAATATGCAGCGGTAGAAGTTCCGGCAGGTGTCAGGGGCAGGATGTCCATTATTGGTCCGCTTATCGATATCGCGGAAGCTGCAATTATTGTCGGTGATGCGTCCATAAGCTTTGGCTGCATGGGCTGCGCTCGTACAAATGAGCTTACGAAGTTTCTCATAAGGGAGAAGGAGATTCCTGTTCTTGAAATACAATATCCTCACACGGAAGAGGAAGGAAAGGCCTTCGTGTATAATATAGCAGAGTTCCTGAAAGCCCTGCCAACCGGAAGTGATGATGAATGA
- a CDS encoding methanogenesis marker 15 protein, which produces MTEKDQVLIALVSCGSEYAGVQKELENAASTLNAKLVYPEMDVASLDTIGMDFGLEVASPDLKLMMARAKAVVEGVAKVDGVFVTSCFRCAEAAIVRNEIRRYIFQNSGLPVISYSFTERTTAATLLTRLEALTTIARRKHLLAREHQVGITAGIDSGSTTTKAVVMKDDKIIGEGWVPTIKVLESADTALQQALDQAGLKREDIQAIGTTGYGRFLIGEHFNADLVQEEITVNSKGAVYLAGKQQGSATVIDIGGMDNKAISVQDGIPGMFTMGGICAGASGRFLEMTSKRLGVEITELGDLAVRGMEKNVEMNSYCIVFGIQSLVNSLAKGSIPEDVAAAACHSVVEQIFEQQLQEVEVKEPLILVGGSSLIAGVPKALGDLLKIDVLVPPHSQLIGAVGAALLASGFVKG; this is translated from the coding sequence ATGACTGAAAAAGATCAGGTATTGATAGCACTTGTTTCCTGTGGAAGTGAATATGCAGGTGTCCAGAAAGAGCTGGAAAATGCTGCAAGCACCCTGAATGCAAAGCTGGTCTATCCGGAGATGGATGTTGCATCACTTGACACCATAGGTATGGATTTTGGGCTGGAAGTCGCAAGCCCTGACCTGAAACTCATGATGGCAAGGGCAAAGGCAGTAGTTGAAGGCGTTGCCAAGGTGGATGGTGTGTTCGTAACATCATGTTTCCGCTGTGCAGAAGCTGCTATTGTCAGGAACGAGATACGCAGGTATATTTTCCAGAACTCAGGTCTTCCTGTCATCAGTTATTCATTTACGGAACGTACCACGGCAGCTACTCTGCTGACCCGTCTGGAAGCACTGACCACCATTGCGAGAAGGAAGCACTTACTTGCAAGAGAACATCAGGTTGGCATTACTGCCGGAATCGATTCCGGTTCTACCACAACCAAGGCAGTTGTGATGAAGGACGATAAGATCATCGGTGAGGGCTGGGTCCCGACCATCAAGGTCCTTGAAAGTGCTGATACTGCTCTGCAGCAGGCACTGGACCAGGCAGGATTGAAGAGGGAGGATATCCAGGCAATAGGCACTACAGGATACGGTCGTTTCCTGATAGGTGAGCATTTCAATGCTGACCTTGTGCAGGAAGAGATCACTGTAAACTCAAAAGGCGCCGTCTATCTTGCAGGCAAGCAACAGGGCAGTGCAACAGTCATCGATATTGGCGGAATGGACAACAAGGCCATATCCGTACAGGATGGCATTCCCGGAATGTTCACAATGGGCGGTATCTGTGCCGGTGCTTCCGGTCGTTTCCTCGAGATGACCTCTAAACGTCTTGGTGTTGAGATCACAGAACTTGGTGACCTTGCTGTGCGGGGTATGGAAAAGAACGTGGAGATGAACAGTTACTGTATTGTTTTCGGTATCCAGTCCCTTGTGAACTCCCTTGCAAAAGGCTCGATCCCTGAGGATGTAGCCGCTGCAGCCTGCCATAGCGTGGTGGAGCAGATATTTGAACAGCAGCTTCAGGAAGTGGAAGTTAAGGAACCACTCATCCTTGTGGGCGGTTCTTCTCTTATTGCAGGTGTTCCAAAGGCCCTTGGCGATCTCTTGAAGATCGATGTGCTCGTGCCTCCACATTCGCAGCTTATCGGTGCTGTGGGTGCAGCACTTCTTGCATCCGGTTTTGTAAAGGGGTGA
- a CDS encoding methanogenesis marker 17 protein: MEPLEIFIVETTEPSEAKAYESIMKDVISELAFVRTIGRIKVRIRPEDSLFMMALILRRGLPPIKAKEISDTEIDRPGSKVIITVTDEKTIPQFLEKLWAQFGRANVIQPQRNLIEVISDDLKAAEDSIGDIVVDDPEKSLRERLADMAIRATPEGFRIRYHSFDNGRFIFVASEDTMQQEWIDEARVMLEDLTGDDVNGSSA, translated from the coding sequence ATGGAACCCCTTGAGATATTCATTGTAGAGACTACCGAGCCTTCTGAGGCAAAAGCATACGAAAGCATCATGAAGGATGTTATTTCCGAGCTTGCTTTTGTGAGGACCATCGGAAGGATAAAAGTGAGGATAAGGCCTGAGGATTCATTGTTCATGATGGCCCTCATCCTTCGTAGAGGCCTTCCACCTATAAAGGCGAAGGAGATCTCTGATACTGAGATAGACAGGCCCGGATCAAAAGTGATCATCACTGTAACGGATGAGAAGACGATCCCTCAATTCCTCGAAAAACTATGGGCACAATTTGGAAGGGCGAATGTCATACAGCCCCAGAGGAATCTGATCGAGGTGATCTCTGATGACCTGAAAGCAGCCGAAGATTCCATCGGTGATATCGTTGTGGATGATCCGGAAAAATCTCTTCGTGAAAGGCTTGCGGATATGGCAATACGTGCCACTCCCGAGGGGTTCAGGATACGTTATCACTCTTTTGATAATGGCAGGTTCATATTTGTGGCATCTGAGGATACTATGCAACAGGAATGGATAGATGAGGCTCGTGTAATGCTTGAAGATCTGACAGGAGATGATGTTAATGGCAGCAGTGCTTGA
- a CDS encoding methanogenesis marker 7 protein, with the protein MAAVLEPYIYEGGIHKHSLILELLEDLGGYLVQKTPASTEVTLVMLIPKKDVPLVEELCNKLLGKLTPAPLTGTEIAVVSPTLASHHLPHSACDIAEYLRRGGANTNMIGLARGMGRRVALSADYERRLINEHDVAVFSFGTFKDCIINKKPKLFEGIDIPIIVTGGPDLETGDVPGCDMYVGCIGRVAHRMRKGPELDAMDVLNEKVGEMINLKRERISKDPLVVLPARLMKEVQEQIPDIHDVLTPAPITLQLDGMRVKLPFDEYHEAIGNIEFDEGFRLSDIADIMPSKMKDYVLIKIKRRSEVGSKI; encoded by the coding sequence ATGGCAGCAGTGCTTGAACCATATATCTATGAAGGCGGTATCCACAAACACAGTCTGATTCTCGAGTTGCTGGAAGACCTTGGTGGTTATCTTGTGCAAAAGACACCTGCTTCCACAGAAGTGACCCTTGTAATGCTTATCCCGAAAAAAGATGTTCCTCTTGTGGAAGAGCTTTGCAATAAGTTGCTGGGAAAACTTACTCCTGCACCTCTGACAGGTACCGAGATCGCAGTGGTGTCCCCGACCCTTGCTTCACATCATCTTCCGCACTCAGCATGTGATATTGCGGAGTACCTGCGTCGTGGAGGTGCGAACACCAACATGATAGGCCTTGCAAGGGGGATGGGAAGACGGGTAGCACTTTCTGCAGACTACGAGAGGAGACTTATCAACGAGCATGATGTTGCAGTGTTCTCTTTTGGTACTTTCAAGGATTGCATTATCAACAAGAAGCCAAAGCTCTTTGAAGGGATCGATATTCCAATAATAGTTACTGGTGGCCCGGACCTTGAAACTGGCGATGTTCCCGGGTGTGATATGTATGTGGGATGCATTGGTCGTGTTGCTCACAGGATGAGGAAAGGTCCTGAACTTGATGCAATGGACGTGCTTAATGAAAAGGTCGGTGAGATGATAAATCTCAAGAGGGAAAGGATCTCAAAAGATCCGCTTGTTGTTCTTCCTGCAAGGCTGATGAAAGAGGTACAGGAGCAGATTCCTGATATCCATGATGTTCTGACCCCTGCACCGATCACACTTCAGCTCGATGGGATGAGGGTCAAGTTGCCTTTTGATGAATATCATGAAGCTATTGGTAATATCGAGTTCGATGAAGGCTTCAGGCTTTCGGATATTGCTGATATAATGCCTTCAAAGATGAAAGATTATGTCCTTATAAAGATCAAACGCAGGTCTGAGGTAGGATCAAAAATTTAA
- a CDS encoding carboxymuconolactone decarboxylase family protein, whose amino-acid sequence MEIEKIREIVEKEPDEAVSEILEGVKERYGEIPYILNFMKDMPDLLIPKVMYDNSIMREFERLDPKTIELICIGVSSAIRCDHCMKMHIRVAHRLGLTKEEIFDAVLIGGAMSNASVLAEGTRALDLEFNGSKPDAEEECDVCNIAPGNNDNGGKVNNED is encoded by the coding sequence ATGGAGATCGAAAAGATCAGAGAGATCGTGGAAAAGGAGCCTGATGAGGCGGTTTCAGAAATACTGGAAGGGGTTAAAGAAAGGTATGGTGAGATACCATATATCCTGAACTTCATGAAGGATATGCCTGACCTTCTGATACCAAAAGTGATGTATGACAATTCCATCATGAGGGAATTCGAAAGACTTGATCCCAAGACCATCGAACTGATATGTATCGGTGTTTCTTCAGCTATTCGCTGTGATCACTGCATGAAGATGCATATCCGTGTGGCACACAGGCTCGGTCTGACAAAAGAAGAGATCTTCGATGCTGTCCTGATCGGTGGTGCAATGTCAAATGCCTCTGTTCTTGCAGAAGGTACCAGGGCTCTTGATCTTGAGTTCAATGGCTCGAAACCTGATGCCGAAGAGGAATGTGATGTCTGTAACATCGCTCCTGGTAATAATGACAATGGCGGTAAGGTCAACAATGAAGATTAA